The following coding sequences are from one Triticum aestivum cultivar Chinese Spring chromosome 5A, IWGSC CS RefSeq v2.1, whole genome shotgun sequence window:
- the LOC123102929 gene encoding CCA tRNA nucleotidyltransferase, mitochondrial: protein MSLRLLLPPRGSLRLLSPLHRHQTPRPPPFRTTATGVPQRASSFFSIPIRAFTSISGMAAGTQQQTVEVRESVELTEEEERIFARLLDVVRHFGLGTQLRVAGGWVRDKLLGKGSADIDIALDNMTGQNFCERVNEYSKFMGEEQKGIGVIQCNPDQSKHLETARMLIYGIWIDFVNLRSEKYAENSRIPTVEIGTAKEDALRRDLTINSLFFNINTKSVEDLTGRGLEDLKKGLIDTPLPAKSTFLDDPLRVLRAIRFAARFSFTLAEDLKEAASDEKVKSELGSKISRERIGHEVDLMMSDKHPVNALCHIRDLGLFYVVFAFPEKLEPPALDKHDWLCVSHLEAAWNLAHSIGRSVFSGGSDSKSQDEQQRLCLYSALFTPVRNMFYMDKKSKKVPVVSYIIRYSLKLKASDADTIVNIHVASEKFAELILLLESNENLETVKEKLDDEYLEIPTDLVKRVFAGLILREIKGFWRVALFISTLVYPEVGNASDSLGKQDELDKMKERYISVERSITELDLDGVWKMKPLLDGKAIMGVMQVKSGGPLIGKWQQRLVKWQLAHPQGTMEECMEWMKQSEQQSKRQKIECST from the exons ATgtctctccgcctcctcctcccacctcgcGGCAGCCTACGCCTCCTTTCCCCTCTCCATCGCCACCAGACCCCAAGGCCTCCGCCCTTTCGAACGACTGCCACCGGCGTCCCACAGAGGGCCTCTAGTTTCTTCAGTATCCCTATCCGCGCCTTCACCAGTATCTCCGGCATGGCTGCTGGGACGCAGCAGCAGACCGTGGAGGTTAGGGAGAGCGTGGAGctgacggaggaggaggagcggatcTTCGCTAGGCTGCTGGACGTCGTCCGCCACTTCGGACTCGGCACCCAGCTCCGCGTCGCCGGGGGATGGGTCCGGGACAAG CTATTGGGGAAAGGCTCTGCTGACATTGACATTGCACTTGATAATATGACGGGCCAAAATTTCTGTGAGAGAGTAAATGAGTACTCAAAATTCATGGGTGAAGAGCAGAAAGGAATCGGCGTTATCCAGTG CAACCCTGATCAATCCAAGCACCTGGAAACTGCAAGAATGCTTATATATGGCATATGGATTGATTTTGTCAACTTGAGGTCCGAAAAGTACGCTGAAAACAGTCGTATTCCTACTGTG GAGATTGGAACAGCCAAAGAAGATGCACTCCGCAGGGACCTAACAATCAATAG CTTATTCTTCAATATCAACACTAAATCAGTGGAAGATTTAACTGGAAGAG GTCTTGAAGATCTGAAAAAGGGCCTCATTGATACTCCTTTACCTGCCAAGTCAACTTTCCTGGATGACCCCCTCAGGGTTCTTAGAGCAATTCGGTTTG CTGCTAGATTCAGCTTTACATTAGCTGAAGATTTGAAAGAAGCGGCTTCTGATGAAAAGGTGAAGTCTGAACTTGGTAGCAAGATTAGCAGAGAACGAATTGGTCATGAG GTAGACCTCATGATGTCAGACAAACACCCTGTCAATGCACTGTGCCATATCCGTGATTTGGGATTGTTTTATGTTGTTTTTGCTTTTCCTGAGAAACTAGAGCCTCCAGCTCTTGACAAACATGATTG GCTTTGTGTTTCACATCTTGAAGCAGCATGGAATCTTGCACATTCTATTGGCCGTTCTGTGTTCAGTGGTGGTTCTGATTCCAAGTCACAG gATGAACAGCAAAGGCTTTGCCTGTATAGCGCGCTATTTACTCCAGTTCGAAATATGTTCTACATGGACAAAAAATCAAAGAAG GTTCCAGTTGTTAGCTATATTATTCGGTACTCTCTAAAGCTGAAAGCTAGTGATGCTGACACG ATTGTGAACATACATGTTGCGAGTGAAAAGTTTGCTGAATTAATTCTTCTCCTGGAGTCAAATGAGAATCTGGAAACTGTGAAAGAGAAGCTGGATGATGAATATCTAGAGATACCAACAGACTTAGTGAAACGTGTTTTTGCAG GACTTATACTTCGTGAAATAAAAGGTTTTTGGCGTGTGGCACTGTTTATCTCAACTCTTGTCTATCCAGAAGTGGGCAATGCCAGCGATTCCCTCGGCAAGCAGGATGAACTAGATAAAATGAAAGAGAGATACATCAGTGTGGAGCGATCAATAACTGAACTTG ATCTTGATGGCGTATGGAAAATGAAGCCGTTGCTTGATGGAAAGGCCATTATGGGGGTCATGCAGGTCAAGTCCGGAGGTCCCTTGATTGGAAAATGG CAACAACGGCTAGTCAAGTGGCAGCTTGCGCATCCTCAGGGAACTATGGAGGAGTGCATGGAGTGGATGAAGCAGTCGGAACAGCAGTCAAAACGCCAGAAAATAGAATGCAGCACTTGA